The sequence below is a genomic window from Ensifer adhaerens.
TGGCCACTACGACGTGCAGCCGGTCGATCCCATCGAACTTTGGGAAACCGATCCGTTCGAGCCCTCCATCAAGGAAGAGGCGTCGGGCCGCAAGATCATCACCGGTCGCGGCACGTCCGACGACAAGGGTCAGCTCCTGACCTTCGTGGAGGCCGTGCGCGCCTACAAGGACGTGAAGGGCGCGCTCCCGGTACGGGTCACCATTCTTTTCGAAGGCGAGGAAGAATCTGGCTCTCCGTCGCTGAAGCCCTTCCTCGAGGCCAACAAGGCCGAGCTGAAGGCGGATTTCGCACTCGTCTGCGATACGTCCATGTGGGATGCCGAGACGCCGGCGATCTCGGCCGGCCTGCGGGGACTGGTGGGCGAGGAGATCATCGTCAAGGCGGCCAGTCGTGACCTCCATTCCGGCTATTACGGGGGCGCTGCCGCCAACCCGATCCACATTCTTTCCGACATTCTCTCCGGTCTTCATGACGAAACGGGCGCTGTCACGCTGCCCGGCTTCTACGATGGGGTGGAAGAGACGCCGGCCGACATCAAGGCCAAGTGGGAAGAGCTGGGTCGCTCCGGCGAGGACTTCCTTGGCGCCATCGGCCTGTCCATCCCCTCGGGCGAAAGGGGTCGTTCGATCCTCGAACTCACCTGGGCGCGGCCGACGGCCGAGGTCAACGGCATTATCGGCGGCTATACCGGAGGCGGCTTCAAGACGGTGATTGCAGCACAGGCCTCGGCGAAGATTTCCTTCCGCCTTGTCGGCAAGCAGGACCCGGCGAAGATCCGCGAAGGCTTCCGCGCCTACGTCAAGTCGCGCATTCCGGCCGATTGCTCCGTCGAGTTCCACGAACATGGCGGCTCGCCCGCGATCCAGCTGCCCTACGATTCGCCGCTTCTCAACAAGGCGCGCGAAGCCCTGTCGCAGGAATGGTCCAAGCCCGCGCTGATGATCGGCATGGGCGGCTCGATCCCCATCGTCGGCGATTTCCAGTCGCTGCTCGGCATGCCGTCGCTGCTGGCCGGCTTCGCACTGGCGGACGACCGGATCCATTCGCCGAACGAGAAGTACAATCTGGAATCCTATCGCAAGGGCATCCGATCCTGGATCCGCATCATGGACGCGCTGGCGGCCTGAGAGGCGGGAAATTCCAGGCCTTGAAAAGGGCTGGCCGCCGCGCCAGCCCTTTTGTTTCGAGATTGTGGCTCCGTGCCAGAATGTTTAACGCCCCCTTAAACCGCCACAATTAAAGTTCAGGGCGACACAGGTCCCTCAAGCCCCTCAAGGACATAACCCGGCGGAATGGCAAGACACGACGATAGTGACAGGCGCA
It includes:
- a CDS encoding Acetylornithine deacetylase/Succinyl-diaminopimelate desuccinylase, yielding MAPIDNVLSRADENLPSSLERLFELVRIKSISTDPTFKAECRKAAEYLVTVLTGLGFDASVRDTAGHPMVVAHHAGEKADSPHVLFYGHYDVQPVDPIELWETDPFEPSIKEEASGRKIITGRGTSDDKGQLLTFVEAVRAYKDVKGALPVRVTILFEGEEESGSPSLKPFLEANKAELKADFALVCDTSMWDAETPAISAGLRGLVGEEIIVKAASRDLHSGYYGGAAANPIHILSDILSGLHDETGAVTLPGFYDGVEETPADIKAKWEELGRSGEDFLGAIGLSIPSGERGRSILELTWARPTAEVNGIIGGYTGGGFKTVIAAQASAKISFRLVGKQDPAKIREGFRAYVKSRIPADCSVEFHEHGGSPAIQLPYDSPLLNKAREALSQEWSKPALMIGMGGSIPIVGDFQSLLGMPSLLAGFALADDRIHSPNEKYNLESYRKGIRSWIRIMDALAA